One region of Roseimicrobium gellanilyticum genomic DNA includes:
- the pheT gene encoding phenylalanine--tRNA ligase subunit beta: MKVSLSWLKTHLDLADASVESLRDLLTFAGIEVEGIEVRGVDTDKIVVAQILESVQHPNADRLSVAQVDDGSGTKRQIVCGAKNYKVGDKVPLALPGAKLPGGIEIKEGKLRDVQSNGMMCSGRELGIGEDHSGLLILDPALKVGSLFKEIVPPDVVFDLEITPNRSDLLSHSGLARELAALTGKALKSAPAPELPEQEKASKSQVRLDAPDACPYYTARYIRGVKVGPSPEWLRRRLESVGLRPINNVVDITNYVLLEVGQPLHAFDMDKLEGGIIVRHASEGESLVALDGNSYTLNTDDLVIADKACAVAIAGVMGGNATSVTETTANILLESAYFTPSQVRRTSRRLILSSDSSYRFERGVDPQGVLEASALATKLIVEIAGGKADEEVIVAGKAPVLVKDIVFDELKAKALIGIPDLDRYEMHKVLSSLGLQLLGAKGRDSSKWQIPSHRLDLQRSIDLVEEVARVVGLDRVPSRAAGAFSPAQATDRTYDFTMTLRQALVERGFYEAQTLRLISTSQLKDVLGQPVTPEKSVAVRNALSEDHTTLRPSLVPGLLATTALNIRQGLQRLRFFEIGRVFLMNPNGTNREEERVAILMSGPAEASSWAQQESPAVDVFHLRGVLETIPGIAGSSIELVPKPLEGWLLSAEVKRGSKTLGWIAQVHPARVRELDARHPVYVTELSLSALQQGAQGTAKFTELQRYPSITRDVALEVPADLPTSKIAAFFASQKEPLLAGAEVFDVFADPTGQKLASDKKSVAWSLTYRATDRTLESKEVDEAHSRVLKALVGTLPATIR; encoded by the coding sequence ATGAAAGTCTCCCTCTCCTGGCTCAAGACGCACCTCGACCTGGCCGATGCGTCCGTGGAATCGCTGCGCGATCTGCTGACCTTTGCCGGCATTGAAGTGGAAGGCATTGAAGTGCGAGGGGTGGACACGGACAAGATCGTGGTGGCGCAGATCCTGGAGTCGGTGCAACACCCGAATGCCGACCGTCTCAGCGTAGCCCAAGTGGATGACGGCAGTGGCACCAAGCGGCAGATCGTCTGTGGCGCGAAGAACTACAAGGTGGGAGACAAGGTCCCCCTCGCCCTCCCCGGTGCGAAGCTGCCGGGAGGCATCGAAATCAAGGAGGGCAAGCTCCGCGATGTGCAGTCCAACGGCATGATGTGCAGCGGTCGCGAACTCGGCATTGGCGAAGACCACAGCGGCCTGCTCATTCTGGATCCTGCCCTGAAAGTGGGCAGCCTCTTCAAGGAAATCGTACCGCCGGATGTGGTGTTCGATCTGGAGATCACGCCAAACCGCTCGGACTTGCTCAGCCATTCCGGACTCGCGCGTGAACTCGCAGCCCTCACTGGCAAGGCACTGAAGTCCGCACCGGCACCCGAACTGCCTGAGCAGGAAAAAGCTTCGAAGAGCCAGGTACGTCTTGATGCTCCGGATGCGTGCCCCTACTACACCGCCCGCTACATCCGTGGCGTGAAGGTGGGTCCCAGCCCCGAGTGGCTGCGCCGCCGCCTGGAGAGCGTGGGCCTGCGCCCCATCAACAACGTGGTGGACATCACCAACTACGTGCTGCTCGAAGTGGGCCAGCCGCTGCATGCCTTCGACATGGACAAGCTGGAGGGCGGCATCATCGTGCGCCACGCTTCCGAAGGTGAGAGTCTGGTAGCGCTGGATGGCAACAGCTACACGCTGAATACAGATGACCTCGTGATCGCGGACAAGGCCTGCGCGGTAGCCATCGCTGGTGTGATGGGTGGCAACGCCACGAGCGTGACGGAAACGACCGCGAACATCCTGCTGGAGTCCGCTTACTTCACCCCCAGCCAGGTGCGCCGCACCTCGCGCCGCCTCATCCTGAGCAGCGACTCCAGCTACCGCTTCGAGCGCGGCGTGGATCCCCAGGGTGTGCTGGAAGCTTCCGCACTCGCCACGAAGTTGATCGTCGAGATCGCAGGCGGCAAAGCGGACGAAGAAGTGATCGTCGCAGGCAAGGCGCCCGTGCTGGTGAAGGACATCGTGTTCGACGAACTGAAGGCGAAGGCTCTCATCGGCATTCCGGATCTGGACCGGTATGAGATGCACAAGGTGCTCTCCTCTCTGGGCCTGCAGCTGCTGGGCGCGAAGGGACGTGACTCCTCGAAGTGGCAGATCCCGTCGCATCGCCTCGACCTGCAGCGCTCCATCGATCTCGTGGAGGAAGTCGCGCGTGTCGTGGGGCTGGACCGCGTGCCCAGCCGTGCCGCCGGCGCCTTCTCTCCTGCCCAGGCCACGGATCGCACCTACGACTTCACCATGACGCTGCGTCAAGCATTGGTGGAGCGTGGCTTCTACGAAGCGCAAACCCTGCGCCTGATCTCCACGTCTCAACTCAAGGATGTGCTCGGCCAGCCAGTCACGCCGGAAAAGTCCGTGGCCGTGCGCAATGCGCTCAGCGAAGATCACACCACGCTGCGCCCCAGTCTCGTACCCGGATTGCTCGCCACCACCGCGCTGAATATCCGCCAGGGACTGCAGCGCCTGCGTTTCTTCGAGATTGGCCGTGTGTTTCTCATGAATCCGAATGGGACCAATCGCGAAGAGGAACGCGTGGCAATTCTCATGAGCGGCCCTGCGGAAGCCTCCAGCTGGGCGCAGCAGGAAAGTCCCGCCGTGGATGTGTTCCACCTGCGTGGCGTACTGGAAACCATTCCGGGCATCGCAGGTAGCAGCATCGAACTCGTGCCCAAGCCGCTGGAAGGCTGGCTGCTCTCTGCCGAAGTGAAACGTGGCAGCAAGACCCTCGGCTGGATCGCGCAGGTGCATCCTGCACGCGTGCGTGAACTCGATGCCCGTCATCCGGTTTATGTCACGGAGCTTTCCCTGAGCGCGCTGCAGCAAGGCGCACAAGGCACGGCGAAGTTCACCGAGCTGCAACGCTACCCCAGCATTACGCGTGACGTGGCGCTGGAAGTGCCGGCGGATCTTCCCACCTCCAAGATTGCTGCGTTCTTCGCCTCGCAGAAGGAACCGCTTCTCGCGGGCGCGGAAGTGTTTGACGTCTTCGCCGATCCGACAGGACAGAAGCTTGCAAGCGACAAAAAGTCAGTGGCTTGGAGCTTGACCTATCGCGCCACAGATCGAACATTGGAGTCGAAGGAAGTGGATGAGGCGCACAGCCGGGTGCTCAAGGCACTGGTTGGCACGCTCCCCGCTACCATTCGCTGA
- a CDS encoding Gfo/Idh/MocA family protein, with protein sequence MNLHPSRRSFLSQILAAGVAPCVVPAHVLRAQTAPSNKITLGVLGTGAQGTVDMRAFLNHDDVRVTALCDVNTRNLERAKNHVKERYGSADVKVYKGFRELHRDSSIDAILMALPVHWHSIPATDAVLQGKHIYHEKPMGMSLAESMHVRAAVRKKGVVFQFGTQQRSDLKFRWACELVRNGRLGKMKEIRVGVPGGKKVAAFEEQPLPDFVDWERWVGPAPFTAYSEKKLQRDNHENITNFSLGMISCWGIHHLDIASWGNDTDASGPIHVEGSGEYPDGGGCDAVLSWKLRYEFAKAAPITFVNEGRESISHGTTFEGENGWVHVKRGVIAASSPELLRDPANKAGAMSIKLPESLEHTRNFVDAVKSGGSMKPICDIETAVRSDTLCQLAAVALKAKRALKWDPAAENFGEDSEANALLAARPFRGEWKLPELG encoded by the coding sequence ATGAACTTGCATCCTTCCCGCCGTTCGTTTCTCTCGCAGATCCTTGCAGCCGGTGTGGCGCCATGCGTGGTGCCGGCCCATGTGCTGCGCGCGCAGACGGCGCCTTCCAACAAGATCACCCTCGGCGTGCTGGGCACGGGAGCTCAGGGCACGGTGGACATGCGTGCCTTCCTCAATCACGACGACGTGCGGGTGACCGCGCTTTGTGATGTGAACACGCGGAACCTTGAGCGTGCCAAGAACCACGTCAAAGAGCGCTACGGCAGTGCGGATGTGAAGGTCTACAAGGGCTTCCGCGAATTGCATCGCGACAGCTCCATCGATGCGATTCTCATGGCGTTGCCCGTGCACTGGCACAGCATTCCTGCAACAGATGCGGTGCTACAGGGGAAGCACATCTACCATGAGAAGCCGATGGGCATGTCCCTCGCGGAGTCCATGCATGTGCGTGCTGCCGTGAGGAAGAAGGGCGTCGTGTTCCAGTTTGGCACGCAGCAGCGGTCGGACCTGAAGTTTCGCTGGGCATGCGAGCTCGTGCGCAATGGTCGCCTCGGAAAGATGAAGGAGATTCGCGTGGGCGTGCCTGGCGGGAAAAAGGTTGCTGCTTTCGAGGAGCAACCCTTGCCGGACTTCGTGGACTGGGAGCGCTGGGTAGGACCAGCTCCATTCACCGCCTACAGCGAGAAGAAGCTGCAGCGTGACAATCACGAGAACATCACCAACTTCTCACTGGGCATGATCTCCTGCTGGGGCATCCATCATCTGGACATTGCCTCGTGGGGGAATGACACCGACGCCTCGGGTCCCATCCATGTAGAAGGCTCGGGCGAATACCCAGACGGTGGAGGCTGTGATGCGGTATTGAGCTGGAAGCTTCGCTATGAATTCGCGAAGGCCGCACCCATCACCTTTGTGAATGAAGGAAGGGAAAGTATCAGTCATGGGACCACCTTCGAAGGTGAGAATGGCTGGGTGCATGTGAAGCGCGGCGTCATTGCTGCAAGTTCACCAGAGCTGCTGCGCGATCCGGCGAACAAAGCCGGTGCGATGTCCATCAAGCTGCCTGAGAGCCTTGAGCACACACGGAACTTTGTGGACGCGGTGAAGTCTGGTGGCAGCATGAAACCCATCTGCGACATCGAGACCGCGGTGCGCTCAGACACCTTGTGCCAGCTTGCTGCAGTGGCCCTGAAAGCGAAGCGCGCCTTGAAATGGGATCCGGCTGCGGAGAATTTCGGCGAGGACTCGGAAGCGAATGCGTTGCTCGCAGCCCGGCCCTTCCGTGGTGAGTGGAAGTTGCCAGAGCTGGGGTGA